In Humulus lupulus chromosome 7, drHumLupu1.1, whole genome shotgun sequence, the following are encoded in one genomic region:
- the LOC133792153 gene encoding uncharacterized protein LOC133792153 yields the protein MENKFRNWDYFSSPVIEGRILIIWRKVFVKVSVLEENAQFVHCLVKMAGHKSSFNITFVYGRNTLEERKTLWNGLSQIVCPATPWLVLGDFNDIFTARGRNGGNSVSSTEMVYSSQWLSLSNLEALKSMGSFYTWTNNQDGEARIYSKINHAFINEEWLDGFPNTTAVFKWEPYSDHCACTISILPVEDLGTKPFRFYNFWTEHRNFKQLVLDNWRQPLKGSGLKAIYLKSMRLKHKLKRFNLDCFGDLGANFHSAKSAYQEAMFQAQLQPHNMTFQDRVKISSEEFRFQEKLYHSFLTQRSKINWLRQGDMNTAFFHTSLKKRKADNSIA from the coding sequence ATGGAGAATAAATTTAGGAACTGGGATTACTTTTCTAGCCCGGTGATTGAGGGAAGGATTTTGATTATTTGGAGGAAAGTGTTTGTCAAAGTTAGTGTTTTAGAGGAGAATGCTCAGTTTGTTCACTGCCTAGTTAAAATGGCAGGTCACAAAAGCTCCTTTAATATTACATTTGTCTATGGAAGAAATACTTTGGAAGAGAGGAAAACTTTATGGAATGGTTTATCTCAAATAGTTTGTCCGGCTACCCCTTGGTTGGTTCTTGGGGACTTTAATGATATTTTTACAGCTAGAGGAAGAAATGGAGGTAATTCAGTTTCTTCTACTGAAATGGTTTATTCTTCTCAATGGCTATCTTTGTCTAATCTAGAAGCGCTTAAGAGTATGGGTTCGTTTTATACCTGGACTAATAATCAAGATGGGGAAGCTAGAATCTACTCTAAAATAAATCATGCGTTCATAAATGAGGAGTGGTTAGATGGATTTCCTAATACCACTGCTGTCTTTAAATGGGAGCCTTATTCTGATCACTGTGCGTGTACTATTTCCATTCTGCCTGTGGAAGATTTGGGTACTAAGCCGTttagattttataatttttggactGAGCATAGGAATTTTAAGCAATTGGTCTTAGACAACTGGAGGCAGCCATTGAAAGGAAGTGGGCTGAAGGCTATTTACCTTAAGTCTATGAGATTAAAGCACAAATTGAAGAGGTTTAATTTGGactgttttggggatttaggagcTAATTTTCATTCAGCCAAAAGTGCCTATCAGGAAGCAATGTTCCAAGCTCAACTTCAACCTCATAATATGACATTCCAGGACAGGGTTAAGATTTCATCGGAAGAATTCAGATTTCAAGAAAAACTGTACCATAGTTTTTTAACTCAAAGAAGCAAGATTAATTGGCTGCGTCAGGGGGACATGAACACAGCGTTCTTCCACACTAGTTTGAAGAAACGTAAGGCGGATAATAGCATAGCATAG